One window of Ignavibacteriales bacterium genomic DNA carries:
- a CDS encoding efflux RND transporter periplasmic adaptor subunit, protein MKASIKLLIAANILAFVLLGCGGKEEPKKIENNKEHSQVVILSVESIKQIKLETETVKLQPFTGYLSIPAKVITNQDNEAQIGSLVQGRVHKVFVKIGDFVKAGQVLMTVEGLDVGEIKAGFLIAKAALDYTKANYERQKKLYDEKIGSQKSLLESQAEYEKAFAEYKAEDKKIHSVGLSDEDVTDAKINEEHTSGTLPIKSSINGVVVERNVVIGQLVDATTNAFKVINTNTVWVDGQIYEKDITKINQKTNAVFTSTTYQDEKFNGRIIYIGQTVDEQSRTITVRGEFGNANNKLKPQMFGELKIPVGVNAKAIIVPEESVFKEAGQEYVFVQTSDTTTPNRGQAFEQRKVITGTSVDKRIEIKEGLREGERVVSKGVFYLKSELKKDELAGG, encoded by the coding sequence ATGAAAGCTAGTATCAAATTATTAATTGCAGCAAATATTTTAGCATTTGTTCTTTTGGGATGTGGCGGTAAAGAAGAACCTAAAAAAATAGAAAATAATAAAGAGCATAGCCAAGTTGTGATACTTTCTGTCGAATCAATTAAACAAATAAAATTGGAAACCGAAACGGTAAAATTACAACCATTTACTGGGTATCTATCCATTCCAGCAAAGGTAATTACAAATCAAGATAATGAAGCACAGATCGGTTCGCTTGTTCAAGGAAGAGTGCATAAAGTATTTGTTAAAATTGGAGATTTTGTTAAAGCTGGACAAGTATTAATGACGGTTGAAGGTTTGGACGTTGGAGAGATTAAAGCCGGTTTCTTGATAGCAAAAGCAGCGCTTGATTATACAAAAGCAAATTATGAAAGACAGAAGAAATTATATGATGAAAAAATCGGATCACAAAAATCATTATTGGAAAGTCAAGCTGAATATGAAAAAGCGTTTGCAGAATACAAAGCAGAAGATAAAAAAATACACTCTGTTGGTCTTAGCGATGAAGATGTAACTGACGCAAAGATTAATGAAGAACATACATCCGGCACTTTACCAATCAAATCTTCAATCAATGGAGTTGTAGTTGAAAGGAATGTTGTTATCGGGCAGTTAGTTGACGCAACAACGAATGCCTTCAAAGTGATTAATACAAATACGGTTTGGGTTGACGGACAGATTTATGAAAAGGATATAACTAAGATAAATCAAAAAACAAATGCAGTATTTACATCTACAACTTATCAGGATGAAAAGTTTAACGGAAGAATAATATATATCGGGCAAACTGTTGATGAACAATCAAGAACTATTACAGTACGCGGTGAGTTTGGTAATGCGAATAACAAATTGAAACCCCAAATGTTTGGTGAGCTAAAGATTCCGGTTGGCGTAAATGCTAAAGCAATTATAGTTCCGGAGGAATCTGTGTTTAAGGAAGCCGGGCAAGAATATGTGTTTGTTCAAACAAGCGATACAACCACGCCCAACCGCGGGCAGGCTTTTGAACAAAGGAAAGTAATTACCGGAACCTCTGTTGATAAACGGATTGAAATTAAAGAAGGATTGAGAGAAGGTGAAAGAGTAGTTTCGAAAGGTGTGTTCTATTTGAAGAGCGAACTGAAAAAAGATGAATTGGCTGGAGGCTAA